The region GATCGACGATCAGATCGTCACGATCCCCACGCCCGCCGGTGGCCAGGTCGAACTCCAGGTTGCCCGGCGTCGTCAAGGCGCGCACCACCGCCTGCACCGCCGCTTCCGGCAACAAGGCTCGGCCCAGGTTGGTATGCAGCACGGTGCCGGTCAGGTTGAACACCGCGCGCAGACGCGGCGCATTCAATGTGGCCAGGCGTTGGCCTATGGTCCGCGCCAGACACACTGGGTCCAACTCGGCGGCAACGTCGACGAGCGCATCGGCGCCTCCGGCCTGCGCGGCAGCGTTGGCACCAGCTGGAGCCGCAACAGCATCGACCCGCCCCGCCGCCAACACCGCCGGCCGCAGCTCATCCAGCCGCGTCCGCAATGCCGCCACCGTGGCGCCCCGCCCGTACTCGGCAATCAAGGCCCCGACCGCGGGCGCGGCGAGCAGGCGATCGACGGAAGGAATCCGCAGCGCGCTATCCGCCATGTCCTACTCCCGCCCGATGCCGGCCGCACCCTGCTCAGGGCCGGACTCCGGCGTGGCAGTCTCCTCGTCCTCCCCCTGCCACAGGAAAGGATTCCCGCTCGCCCGCTGATATCCCGCCTCGCCCACCAGCAAGTCCAGCGCCAAGGTAGCCAGATCATCGGCGATGGGATCGACGTTGAACGCCTTGTCCTGGGAAAAAATCTTGCGATAGGTGTGGCAGCTTTCACAGGTCTCGGCACGGGCCGCTTCCCGTTCCAGCGCGCGGTCTTCCGTCTCAATGCCCTGGTACGCGATGTTCCTGGTCTCTTCGCACGTCGTGCATTTGACCCGCACCACATGCCACTGCGTCGAACACAGCGCGCAGCACAGATAGCGATACCCTTCCTGCTGCCCGCCCACGCGCACGACACTCGCCACCGGCAGCGAACCGCAGACCGGGCACAAGCCATAGGGACTGACCACCGGCAGTTGCGCCGAATCGAAGCGACAGGCCTGGTCGGTGGCATACACCTGCAAGGCCGCCATCAGGAACGGCGCCGTCGCCACGTCGATCTGTCCGGCGCCTTCGCCCACCAGGGCGGCCGCGGCGCGGTCCAGTCCCTCCGCATCGTCCTGCACGGATAGCCTTAGATCGGCGCATATGGCCCGCACCGGCGCGGGCAAGCCCGCCGCCGCGTCCAGATGATCCAGGATGTGCAAAAGAATTTGATGCCAGGCCGGATCGCGCGGAATCTCACCCGCCGCCACCGGCGCCATGCCATGCGCCTGGGCCAGCGCGATGCGCTGCGCGTCCACCGCCGGTGTCTCGCACTGTGCCAGGGCGATATGCTGGGCGTCGGCCAGCACGGCGATCAGGCTCAGGTAATCGCCGATGGCGTTGCCCGGCGCCAGTTCGCGCAAACGCGCCGCGCGCAGCCGGAAGACTTCACCGCGCACCGGTGCGAGCAAGCGCGGAATATGGTTATGGTCCAGGGCTTCGATTTCGCCCCGCGGCAGAATACGTTGCACTACGTGCTCCCGACATGAATAAGGCGGCGGCCGGCGCGGCCGCCGCCCCGCCAGGAACTACCGGTTCGTATAGGTATCGCGCGACGAGCGGCCGCCTTCGACGTCACGGAACCAGGCGCGATGATGCTTCCACGCCCAGCCCCAGGTGACCTTGCCGCGCACCATGGCGCCTATCGATCCCTTCACCCACAATGCCGCATAAATATGCACGATGATCGCGCAGATTATGCCGAAACCGCAAACCGCGTGCAGCACGGAGGCGGCCCGGATCACGCCGATGGGGAAATAGAAGCTGAAATACTGCCGCCAGATCACGATGCCGCTGGCCAGCAGGCCCAGCATGCAAAGGATCAGCACATAGAACAGCAGCTTCTGGCCGGCGTTGTACTTGCCGACCTCCGGCAAGCGGTCCTCGCGATTGGTCAACACGTCGTTGATCTGCTTCAGCCACTGGACATCGCGCTTCTGCATGAGGTTGTGGCGCCACATGCGCAAGGCCAGCAAGGCGAAGCAGACGAACATCAGCACGCCGACGAAGGGATGCAGGATGCGCACCCACGGACCGCCGCCCAGCACCGCCGACATCCAGAACATGGACGGATGGAACAGCGCCAGCCCGGACGCCGCCAGCAGCAGGAAGGTGATGGCGACGATCCAGTGATTGGTGCGTTCCCCGGCGGTATAGCGCTGGATCCAGCGGACCTTGCCGTGCCCACCAGAGGCAGCCATGCCGCCCGGTGGATCGTCCCTGGGCAGAGGCGGGGCGGACGGCCCCTGGCGATGAAGGTTCTCAGCCATGGCGCACCTCCTCTTCGGCTTTGCGCTCGTCTTCCTCGTCGGTCTCGTTGGGACCCACGCGCACGTAGTGGAAGAAACCCGCCAGCGCGGTAAGCGCCATGGCGGCCACACCCAAGGGCTTGGAGATGCCCTTCCAGAAGGAAACCATCGGGCTGATGCGCGGGTTCTCCGGCAAGCCGTGATACAGCGTCGGCTTGTCGGCATGGTGCAGCACATACATGACGTGCGTCCCGCCCACGCCCTGCGGATCGTACAGGCCGGCATTGTCGAAACCGCGCGACTTCAGGTCCTCGATGCGCTCTTCCGCGTGATGCTTCATGTCCTCCTTGGTGCCGAACACGATGGCGCCGGTGGGACAGGTCTTGGCGCAAGCCGGCTCCTGTCCCACCGCCACGCGGTCCGAACACAAGGTGCACTTGTACGCCTTGTGATCCTTCTTCGAAATGCGCGGCACGTTGAAGGGACAGCCGGTCACGCAGTAACCGCAGCCTATGCAGTTTTCCTCGTGAAAATCGACGATGCCGTTGGTGTACTGGACGATGGCGCCCGGCGACGGACAGGCCTTCAGGCAGCCGGGGTCCTCGCAGTGCATGCAGCCGTCCTTGCGGATCAGCCACTCCAGGTTGCCCGAGTCCGGGTTCTCGTACTCCGAGAAGCGCATCACGGTCCACGAGTGCTCGGTCAGGTCGGCCGGGTTGTCATACACGCCGACGTTGGTGCCGACCTCGTCGCGCAGGTCGTTCCACTCCATGCACGCGGTCTGACAGGCCTTGCAGCCGATGCACTTCGACACGTCGATCAGCTTGGCCACCGAGCCGGTGGACGGCTCGCGGACCTGCGGCATGGGGGTGGTGGTGGCGGAGCGCCGCTTGATATCCAGGGATTGCATGGACATGGTTATTCCCCTTAGGCCTTTTCCACATTCACCAGGAACGACTTCGATTCCGGTGTCTGCGAGTTGCCGTCGCCCA is a window of Bordetella sp. N DNA encoding:
- the fdxH gene encoding formate dehydrogenase subunit beta; this translates as MSMQSLDIKRRSATTTPMPQVREPSTGSVAKLIDVSKCIGCKACQTACMEWNDLRDEVGTNVGVYDNPADLTEHSWTVMRFSEYENPDSGNLEWLIRKDGCMHCEDPGCLKACPSPGAIVQYTNGIVDFHEENCIGCGYCVTGCPFNVPRISKKDHKAYKCTLCSDRVAVGQEPACAKTCPTGAIVFGTKEDMKHHAEERIEDLKSRGFDNAGLYDPQGVGGTHVMYVLHHADKPTLYHGLPENPRISPMVSFWKGISKPLGVAAMALTALAGFFHYVRVGPNETDEEDERKAEEEVRHG
- a CDS encoding formate dehydrogenase subunit gamma, coding for MAASGGHGKVRWIQRYTAGERTNHWIVAITFLLLAASGLALFHPSMFWMSAVLGGGPWVRILHPFVGVLMFVCFALLALRMWRHNLMQKRDVQWLKQINDVLTNREDRLPEVGKYNAGQKLLFYVLILCMLGLLASGIVIWRQYFSFYFPIGVIRAASVLHAVCGFGIICAIIVHIYAALWVKGSIGAMVRGKVTWGWAWKHHRAWFRDVEGGRSSRDTYTNR
- the fdhE gene encoding formate dehydrogenase accessory protein FdhE, with amino-acid sequence MQRILPRGEIEALDHNHIPRLLAPVRGEVFRLRAARLRELAPGNAIGDYLSLIAVLADAQHIALAQCETPAVDAQRIALAQAHGMAPVAAGEIPRDPAWHQILLHILDHLDAAAGLPAPVRAICADLRLSVQDDAEGLDRAAAALVGEGAGQIDVATAPFLMAALQVYATDQACRFDSAQLPVVSPYGLCPVCGSLPVASVVRVGGQQEGYRYLCCALCSTQWHVVRVKCTTCEETRNIAYQGIETEDRALEREAARAETCESCHTYRKIFSQDKAFNVDPIADDLATLALDLLVGEAGYQRASGNPFLWQGEDEETATPESGPEQGAAGIGRE